In a single window of the Neodiprion virginianus isolate iyNeoVirg1 chromosome 1, iyNeoVirg1.1, whole genome shotgun sequence genome:
- the LOC124310444 gene encoding collagen alpha-2(IV) chain-like isoform X4 — protein sequence MHGRNKAALCTLVIAALVLQITKAQTDSEGEELVYDISDTQKTQYLNQNFDTSAYNYGYEVSPDGQFHHEVHGPDGVTYGCYGYVNPFGKLTATFYLSDGWGYRIVRPGDNVELFLHKHEHHENHEHGDHDDNGHDHEDHHNHHDHHGILTAWKDLYFPPVCGQFESTNERPITFQPGRPTIPNAPSQGGDGEPSRPVGFPARPGTPGSPGTAAQPGYPGTPGRPGTPGTPAIPAQPGYPGTPGRPGTPGTPAIPAQPGYPGTPGRPGTPGTPAIPAQPGYPGTPGRPGTPGTPAIPAQPGYPGTPGRPGTPGTPAIPAQPGYPGTPGRPGTPGIPAIPAKPGYPGTPGRPGTPGTPAIPAQPGYPGTPGIPGTPGTPAIPAQPGYPGTPGRPGTPGTPAIPAQPGYPGTPGRPGTPGTPAIPAQPGYPGTPGRPGTPGTPAIPAQPGYPGTPGRPGTPGTPAIPAQPGYPGTPGRPGTPGTPAIPAQPGYPGTPGKPGTPGTPAIPAQPGYPGTPGRPGTPGTPAIPAQPGYPGTPGRPGTPGTPAIPAQPGYPGTPGRPGTPGTPAIPAQPGYPGTPGRPGTPGTPAIPAQPGYPGTPGRPGTPGTPAIPAQPGYPGTPGRPGTPGTPAIPAQPGYPGTPGRPGTPGTPAIPAQPGYPGTPGRPGTPGTPAIPAQPGYPGTPGRPGTPGTPAIPAQPGYPGTPGRPGTPGTPAIPAQPGYPGTPGRPGTPGTPAIPAQPGYPGTPGRPGTPGTPAIPAQPGYPGTPGRPGTPGTPAIPAQPGYPGTPGKPGTPGTPAIPAQPGYPGTPGRPGTPGTPAIPAQPGYPGTPGRPGTPGTPAIPAQPGYPGTPGRPGTPGTPAIPAQPGYPGTPGRPGTPGTPAIPAQPGYPGTPGRPGTPGTPAIPAQPGYPGTPGRPGTPGTPAIPAQPGYPGTPGRPGTPGTPAIPAQPGYPGTPGRPGTPGTPAIPAQPGYPGTPGRPGTPGTPAIPAQPGYPGTPGIPGTPGTPAIPAQPGYPGTPGRPGTPGTPAIPAQPGYPGTPGRPGTPGTPAIPAQPGYPGTPGIPGTPGTPAIPAQPGYPGTPGRPGTPGTPAIPAQPGYPGTPGRPGTPGTPAIPAQPGYPGTPGRPGTPGTPAIPAQPGYPGTPGRPGTPGTPAIPAQPGYPGTPGIPGTPGTPAIPAQPGYPGTPGRPGTPGTPAIPAQPGYPGTPGRPGTPGTPAIPAQPGYPGTPGRPGTPGTPAIPAQPGYPGTPGRPGTPGTPAIPAQPGYPGTPGRPGTPGTPAIPAQPGYPGTPGRPGTPGTPAIPAQPGYPGTPGRPGTPGTPAIPAQPGYPGTPGRPGTPGTPAIPAQPGYPGTPGRPGTPGTPAIPAQPGYPGTPGRPGTPGTPAIPAQPGYPGTPGRPGTPGTPAIPAQPGYPGTPGRPGTPGTPAIPAQPGYPGTPGRPGTPGTPAIPAQPGYPGTPGRPGTPGTPAIPAQPGYPGTPGRPGTPGTPAIPAQPGYPGTPGRPGTPGTPAIPAQPGYPGTPGRPGTPGTPAIPAQPGYPGTPGRPGTPGTPAIPAQPGYPGTPGRPGTPGTPAIPAQPGYPGTPGRPGTPGTPAIPAQPGYPGTPGRPGTPGTPAIPAQPGYPGTPGRPGTPGTPAIPAQPGYPGTPGKPGTPGTPAIPAQPGYPGTPGRPGTPGTPAIPAQPGYPGTPGRPGTPGTPAIPAQPGYPGTPGRPGTPGTPAIPAQPGYPGTPGKPGTPGTPAIPAQPGYPGTPGRPGTPGTPAIPAQPGYPGTPGRPGTPGTPAIPAQPGYPGTPGRPGTPGTPAIPAQPGYPGTPGRPGTPGTPAIPAQPGYPGTPGRPGTPGTPAIPAQPGYPGTPGRPGTPGTPAIPAQPGYPGTPGRPGTPGTPAIPAQPGYPGTPGRPGTPGTPAIPAQPGYPGTPGRPGTPGTPAIPAQPGYPGTPGRPGTPGTPAIPAQPGYPGTPGRPGTPGTPAIPAQPGYPGTPGRPGTPGTPAIPAQPGYPGTPGRPGTPGTPAIPAQPGYPGTPGRPGTPGTPAIPAQPGYPGTPGRPGTPGTPAIPAQPGYPGTPGRPGTPGTPAIPAQPGYPGTPGRPGTPGTPAIPAQPGYPGTPGRPGTPGTPAIPAQPGYPGTPGRPGTPGTPAIPAQPGYPGKPGTPGTPAIPAQPGYPGSPGYPGYPGYPSYPEPGYPGYPGYPGYPEPGTQPEPGYPGYPGYPGAPNGPIGGIGPEGPVGGIGGDGGIGGDGGVGGEGGVGPDGPDGPWPTGPPGPDGPWPGDPDYVPRAQPTQRPSYFNKQNVPYTPITAGSFIESKYPESKKLTSDSMYNSPTRQLSSANGNSEDAAGQARIPNSAEQSQ from the exons GTGATAGCAGCACTTGTTCTGCAAATCACTAAGGCACAGACGGACTCGGAAGGAGAAGAACTCGTATACGACATAAGTGACACACAAAAGACACAATACTTGAACCAGAATTTCGATACGA GTGCTTACAATTACGGATATGAAGTGTCTCCGGACGGTCAATTTCATCACGAAGTGCACGGTCCTGACGGCGTAACTTACGGATGTTACGGGTACGTCAACCCGTTCGGTAAATTGACGGCAACATTTTATTTAAGTGACGGTTGGGGCTACCGTATTGTGCGTCCTGGTGACAATGTGGAGCTCTTTCTTCACAAGCACGAACACCACGAAAATCATGAACACGGTGACCACGACGATAATGGGCATGATCACGAAGATCATCACAATCATCACGATCATCATGGCATTCTGACAGCGTGGAAGGATCTATATTTCCCTCCAGTTTGTGGCCAATTTGAAAGCACGAATGAAAGACCCATCACATTCCAACCCGGTCGACCGACGATACCAAACG CGCCGTCGCAAGGTGGTGATGGGGAACCATCTCGTCCCGTGGGATTTCCTGCTAGACCTGGAACACCAGGATCACCAGGGACTGCTGCACAACCCGGATACCCAGGCACACCCGGCAGGCCCGGAACTCCAGGAACACCGGCAATTCCAGCTCAACCAGGATACCCCGGCACGCCCGGCAGACCTGGAACGCCAGGAACACCGGCTATCCCTGCTCAACCAGGGTACCCAGGCACACCCGGCAGACCTGGCACCCCTGGTACTCCGGCAATCCCAGCTCAACCAGGATACCCCGGCACGCCCGGCAGACCTGGAACGCCAGGAACACCGGCAATTCCAGCTCAACCAGGATACCCCGGCACACCCGGCAGACCCGGAACGCCAGGAACACCGGCAATTCCAGCTCAACCAGGATACCCCGGCACACCCGGCAGACCCGGAACGCCAGGAATACCGGCAATTCCAGCTAAACCAGGATACCCCGGCACACCCGGTAGACCTGGCACCCCCGGTACTCCGGCAATCCCAGCTCAACCAGGATACCCCGGCACACCCGGTATACCCGGAACGCCAGGAACACCGGCAATTCCAGCTCAACCAGGATACCCCGGCACACCCGGCAGACCTGGCACACCTGGTACTCCGGCAATCCCAGCTCAACCAGGATACCCAGGCACACCCGGCAGACCTGGCACCCCCGGTACTCCGGCAATCCCAGCTCAACCAGGATACCCCGGCACACCCGGTAGACCGGGAACGCCAGGAACACCGGCAATTCCAGCTCAACCAGGATACCCCGGCACACCCGGTAGACCCGGAACGCCAGGAACACCGGCAATTCCAGCTCAACCAGGATACCCCGGCACACCCGGTAGACCCGGAACGCCAGGAACACCGGCAATTCCAGCTCAACCAGGATACCCCGGCACACCCGGTAAACCCGGAACGCCAGGAACACCGGCAATCCCAGCTCAACCAGGATACCCCGGCACACCCGGCAGACCTGGCACCCCCGGTACTCCGGCAATCCCAGCTCAACCAGGATACCCCGGCACACCCGGCAGACCTGGCACCCCCGGTACTCCAGCAATCCCAGCTCAACCGGGATACCCCGGCACACCCGGCAGGCCTGGCACCCCCGGTACTCCAGCAATCCCAGCTCAACCGGGATACCCCGGCACACCCGGCAGACCTGGCACCCCTGGTACTCCAGCAATCCCAGCTCAACCAGGATACCCTGGCACACCCGGTAGACCCGGAACGCCAGGAACACCGGCAATTCCAGCTCAACCAGGATACCCCGGCACACCCGGTAGACCCGGAACGCCAGGAACACCGGCAATTCCAGCTCAACCAGGATACCCCGGCACACCCGGTAGACCCGGAACGCCAGGAACACCGGCAATTCCAGCTCAACCAGGATACCCCGGCACACCCGGTAGACCCGGAACGCCAGGAACACCGGCAATCCCAGCTCAACCAGGATACCCCGGCACACCCGGCAGACCTGGCACCCCCGGTACTCCAGCAATCCCAGCTCAACCGGGATACCCCGGCACACCCGGCAGACCTGGCACCCCTGGTACTCCAGCAATCCCAGCTCAACCAGGATACCCTGGCACACCCGGTAGACCCGGAACGCCAGGAACACCGGCAATTCCAGCTCAACCAGGATACCCCGGCACACCCGGTAGACCCGGAACGCCAGGAACACCGGCAATTCCAGCTCAACCAGGATACCCCGGCACACCCGGTAGACCCGGAACGCCAGGAACACCGGCAATTCCAGCTCAACCAGGATACCCCGGCACACCCGGGAAACCCGGAACGCCAGGAACACCGGCAATCCCAGCTCAACCAGGATACCCCGGCACACCCGGCAGACCTGGCACCCCCGGTACTCCGGCAATCCCAGCTCAACCAGGATACCCCGGCACACCCGGCAGACCTGGCACCCCTGGTACTCCAGCAATCCCAGCTCAACCAGGATACCCCGGCACACCCGGCAGACCTGGCACCCCCGGTACTCCAGCAATCCCAGCTCAACCGGGATACCCCGGCACACCCGGCAGGCCTGGCACCCCCGGTACTCCAGCAATCCCAGCTCAACCGGGATACCCCGGCACACCCGGCAGACCTGGCACCCCTGGTACTCCAGCAATCCCAGCTCAACCAGGATACCCTGGCACACCCGGTAGACCCGGAACGCCAGGAACACCGGCAATTCCAGCTCAACCAGGATACCCCGGCACACCCGGTAGACCCGGAACGCCAGGAACACCGGCAATTCCAGCTCAACCAGGATACCCCGGCACACCCGGTAGACCCGGAACGCCAGGAACACCGGCAATCCCAGCTCAACCAGGATACCCCGGCACACCCGGCAGACCTG GAACGCCAGGAACACCGGCAATCCCAGCTCAACCAGGATACCCCGGCACACCCGGTATACCCGGAACGCCAGGAACACCGGCAATCCCAGCTCAACCAGGATACCCAGGCACACCCGGCAGACCTGGCACCCCCGGTACTCCGGCAATCCCAGCTCAACCTGGATACCCCGGCACACCCGGCAGACCAGGAACGCCAGGAACACCGGCAATCCCAGCTCAACCAGGATACCCCGGCACACCCGGTATACCCGGAACGCCAGGAACACCGGCAATCCCAGCTCAACCAGGATACCCAGGCACACCCGGCAGACCTGGCACTCCCGGTACTCCGGCAATCCCAGCTCAACCAGGATACCCCGGCACGCCCGGCAGACCAGGCACCCCCGGTACTCCGGCAATCCCAGCTCAACCAGGATACCCTGGCACACCCGGCAGACCAGGCACCCCCGGTACTCCGGCAATCCCAGCTCAACCAGGATACCCTGGCACACCCGGCAGACCTGGCACCCCTGGTACTCCAGCAATCCCAGCTCAACCAGGATACCCCGGCACACCCGGTATACCCGGAACGCCAGGAACACCGGCAATCCCAGCTCAACCAGGATACCCAGGCACACCCGGCAGACCTGGCACCCCCGGTACTCCGGCAATCCCAGCTCAACCAGGATACCCTGGCACACCCGGCAGACCAGGCACCCCCGGTACTCCGGCAATCCCAGCTCAACCAGGATACCCTGGCACACCTGGCAGACCTGGCACCCCTGGTACTCCGGCAATCCCAGCTCAACCAGGATACCCTGGCACACCCGGCAGACCCGGAACTCCAGGAACACCGGCAATTCCAGCTCAACCAGGATACCCTGGCACACCCGGCAGACCTGGCACACCTGGTACTCCGGCAATCCCAGCTCAACCGGGATATCCAGGCACACCTGGCAGACCTGGCACACCTGGTACTCCGGCAATCCCAGCTCAACCAGGATACCCTGGCACACCTGGCAGACCTGGCACCCCTGGTACTCCGGCAATCCCAGCTCAACCAGGATACCCCGGCACACCCGGCAGACCTGGCACCCCTGGTACTCCGGCAATCCCAGCTCAACCAGGATACCCCGGCACACCCGGCAGGCCTGGCACCCCTGGTACTCCGGCAATCCCAGCTCAACCAGGATACCCTGGCACACCTGGCAGACCTGGCACCCCTGGTACTCCGGCAATCCCAGCTCAACCAGGATACCCTGGCACACCTGGCAGACCTGGCACCCCTGGTACTCCGGCAATCCCAGCTCAACCAGGATACCCCGGCACACCCGGCAGGCCTGGCACCCCTGGTACTCCGGCAATCCCAGCTCAACCAGGATACCCTGGCACACCTGGCAGACCTGGCACCCCTGGTACTCCGGCAATCCCAGCTCAACCAGGATACCCCGGCACACCCGGCAGACCCGGAACTCCAGGAACACCGGCAATTCCAGCTCAACCAGGATACCCCG GCACACCCGGCAGACCTGGCACACCTGGTACTCCGGCAATTCCAGCTCAACCAGGATACCCCGGCACACCCGGCAGACCTGGCACACCTGGTACTCCGGCAATCCCAGCTCAACCGGGATATCCAGGCACACCCGGCAGGCCTGGCACCCCTGGTACTCCGGCAATCCCAGCTCAACCAGGATACCCTGGCACACCTGGCAGACCTGGCACCCCTGGTACTCCGGCAATCCCAGCTCAACCAGGATACCCCGGCACACCCGGCAGACCCGGAACTCCAGGAACACCGGCAATTCCAGCTCAACCAGGATACCCCGGCACACCCGGCAGACCTGGCACACCTGGTACTCCGGCAATCCCAGCTCAACCGGGATATCCAGGCACACCCGGCAGACCTGGCACACCTGGTACTCCGGCAATCCCAGCTCAACCAGGATACCCTGGCACACCTGGCAGACCTGGCACCCCTGGTACTCCGGCAATCCCAGCTCAACCAGGATACCCCGGCACACCCGGTAAACCCGGAACTCCAGGAACACCAGCAATTCCAGCTCAACCAGGATACCCTGGCACACCCGGTAGACCTGGCACACCTGGTACTCCGGCAATCCCAGCTCAACCGGGATATCCAGGCACACCCGGCAGACCTGGCACACCTGGTACTCCGGCAATCCCAGCTCAACCAGGATACCCTGGCACACCTGGCAGACCTGGCACCCCTGGTACTCCGGCAATCCCAGCTCAACCAGGATACCCCGGCACACCCGGTAAACCCGGAACTCCAGGAACACCAGCAATTCCAGCTCAACCAGGATACCCTGGCACACCCGGTAGACCCGGAACGCCAGGAACACCGGCTATCCCAGCTCAACCAGGATACCCCGGCACACCCGGCAGACCTGGCACCCCTGGTACTCCAGCGATCCCAGCTCAACCAGGATACCCCGGCACACCCGGTAGACCCGGAACTCCAGGAACACCGGCAATTCCAGCTCAACCAGGATACCCCGGCACACCCGGTAGACCTGGAACTCCAGGAACACCGGCAATTCCTGCTCAACCAGGATACCCCGGCACACCTGGCAGACCTGGCACCCCTGGTACCCCGGCAATCCCAGCTCAACCAGGATACCCTGGCACACCCGGTAGACCCGGAACTCCAGGAACACCGGCAATTCCAGCTCAACCAGGATACCCCGGCACACCTGGCAGACCTGGCACCCCTGGTACCCCGGCAATCCCAGCTCAACCAGGATACCCTGGCACACCCGGTAGACCCGGAACTCCAGGAACACCGGCAATCCCAGCTCAACCAGGATACCCCGGCACACCCGGTAGACCTGGAACTCCAGGAACACCGGCAATTCCTGCTCAACCAGGATACCCCGGCACACCTGGCAGACCTGGCACCCCTGGTACCCCGGCAATCCCAGCTCAACCAGGATACCCTGGCACACCCGGTAGACCCGGAACTCCAGGAACACCGGCAATTCCAGCTCAACCAGGATACCCCGGCACACCTGGCAGACCTGGCACCCCTGGTACCCCGGCAATCCCAGCTCAACCAGGATACCCTGGCACACCCGGTAGACCCGGAACTCCAGGAACACCGGCAATCCCAGCTCAACCAGGATACCCCGGCACACCCGGTAGACCTGGAACTCCAGGAACACCGGCAATTCCTGCTCAACCAGGATACCCCGGCACACCTGGCAGACCTGGCACCCCTGGTACCCCGGCAATCCCAGCTCAACCAGGATACCCTGGCACACCCGGTAGACCCGGAACTCCAGGAACACCCGCAATCCCAGCTCAACCAGGATACCCTGGCACACCCGGTAGACCCGGAACTCCAGGAACACCGGCAATTCCAGCTCAACCAGGATACCCCGGCACACCTGGCAGACCTGGCACCCCTGGTACCCCGGCAATCCCAGCTCAACCAGGATACCCTGGCACACCCGGTAGACCCGGAACTCCAGGAACACCGGCAATTCCCGCTCAACCGGGATATCCCG GAAAACCTGGAACTCCGGGAACACCCGCGATTCCAGCCCAACCTGGATATCCTGGCAGTCCTG GCTATCCTGGTTACCCTGGCTATCCTAGCTATCCAGAGCCTGGTTATCCTGGTTATCCCGGCTATCCCGGCTATCCAGAGCCAGGTACACAACCGGAACCTGGATATCCTGGCTATCCTGGTTACCCTGGGGCACCAAACGGTCCGATTGGCGGAATAGGGCCTGAAGGGCCTGTAGGTGGTATCGGCGGCGACGGTGGCATTGGAGGTGATGGCGGCGTTGGCGGCGAAGGTGGCGTTGGGCCCGACGGTCCGGATGGTCCTTGGCCAACAGGTCCCCCAGGGCCAGATGGACCGTGGCCTGGTGATCCAGACTATGTTCCTCGAGCACAACCTACACAGCGTCCATCGTATTTCAACAAACAGAACGTTCCATACACTCCCATCACTGCCGGATCTTTTATCGAATCGAAATATCCAGAATCCAAAAAACTCACATCCGATTCTATGTATAATTCTCCAACTAGGCAGCTCAGCTCCGCAAATGGAAACTCCGAAG ACGCAGCAGGTCAAGCAAGGATTCCAAATTCCGCCGAACAGAGTCAATGA